The following proteins come from a genomic window of Pseudomonas sp. MAG733B:
- the ppsA gene encoding phosphoenolpyruvate synthase, which translates to MVEYVVSLDKLGKHDVEHVGGKNASLGEMISNLAGAGVSVPGGFATTAQAYRDFLELSGLNDQIHAALDALDVDDVNALAKTGAQIRQWIMEAEFPEKLNAEIRTAFAALSASNPDVAVAVRSSATAEDLPDASFAGQQETFLNIRGVENVIRAAKEVFASLFNDRAISYRVHQGFDHKLVALSAGVQRMVRSETGTAGVMFTLDTESGFRDVVFITGAYGLGETVVQGAVNPDEFYVHKGTLEAGRPAILRRNLGSKAIKMIYGDEAKAGRSVKTVDVDKADRARFCLSDAEVSELAKQAMIIEKHYQCPMDIEWAKDGDDGKLYIVQARPETVKSRTQANVMERYLLKETGTVLVEGRAIGQRIGAGKVRIIKDVSEMDKVQPGDVLVSDMTDPDWEPVMKRASAIVTNRGGRTCHAAIIARELGIPAVVGCGNATQLLKDGQGVTVSCAEGDTGFIFEGELGFDIKKNSVDAMPDLPFKIMMNVGNPDRAFDFAQLPNAGVGLARLEFIINRMIGVHPKALLNYDGLPLDIKESVDKRIAGYNDPVGFYVEKLVEGISTLAAAFWPKKVIVRLSDFKSNEYANLIGGKLYEPEEENPMLGFRGASRYISESFRDCFELECRALKRVRNEMGLTNVEIMVPFVRTLGEASQVVDLLAENGLARGQNGLRVIMMCELPSNAILAEEFLEFFDGFSIGSNDLTQLTLGLDRDSGIIAHLFDERNPAVKKLLANAIAACNKAGKYIGICGQGPSDHPDLAKWLMEQGIESVSLNPDSVLETWFFLAEGQASA; encoded by the coding sequence TTGGTAGAGTACGTAGTTTCCCTCGACAAGCTCGGCAAACACGACGTTGAGCACGTGGGGGGCAAGAACGCATCCCTGGGCGAGATGATCAGCAACCTTGCAGGTGCCGGTGTATCGGTGCCCGGTGGCTTCGCCACGACCGCTCAGGCGTATCGTGATTTCCTGGAACTGAGCGGCCTGAACGATCAGATCCATGCTGCCCTCGACGCCCTGGACGTCGACGATGTCAACGCCTTGGCCAAGACCGGTGCCCAGATCCGTCAATGGATCATGGAAGCCGAGTTCCCTGAAAAACTGAATGCCGAGATCCGCACCGCGTTCGCCGCGCTATCGGCCAGCAACCCTGACGTGGCCGTGGCCGTGCGTTCTTCCGCTACCGCAGAAGACCTGCCGGACGCTTCTTTCGCCGGTCAGCAGGAAACCTTCCTCAACATCCGTGGTGTCGAAAACGTCATTCGCGCCGCCAAGGAAGTGTTTGCCTCCCTTTTCAACGATCGCGCGATTTCCTATCGCGTGCACCAGGGCTTCGACCACAAGTTGGTAGCCCTGTCGGCCGGCGTACAGCGCATGGTCCGCTCCGAAACCGGCACCGCCGGCGTGATGTTCACCCTCGATACCGAATCGGGCTTCCGTGATGTTGTATTCATCACCGGCGCCTACGGCCTGGGTGAAACCGTCGTGCAAGGTGCGGTGAACCCGGATGAATTCTATGTCCACAAAGGTACGCTGGAAGCCGGTCGCCCTGCGATCCTGCGCCGCAACCTGGGCAGCAAAGCCATCAAGATGATCTACGGCGACGAGGCCAAGGCCGGTCGTTCGGTCAAGACCGTCGATGTCGACAAGGCTGATCGCGCACGTTTCTGCCTGAGCGACGCCGAAGTCAGCGAACTGGCCAAACAAGCGATGATCATCGAGAAGCACTACCAGTGCCCGATGGACATCGAATGGGCCAAGGACGGTGACGACGGCAAGCTGTACATCGTGCAGGCCCGTCCGGAAACCGTTAAGAGCCGCACCCAGGCCAACGTCATGGAACGTTACCTGTTGAAAGAAACCGGCACCGTGCTGGTTGAAGGCCGCGCCATCGGCCAGCGCATCGGCGCCGGCAAGGTCCGCATCATCAAGGACGTGTCCGAGATGGACAAGGTCCAGCCAGGCGACGTACTGGTGTCCGACATGACCGACCCGGACTGGGAACCGGTCATGAAGCGCGCCAGCGCCATCGTCACCAACCGTGGCGGTCGTACCTGCCACGCGGCGATCATCGCCCGTGAGCTGGGCATCCCGGCCGTGGTCGGTTGCGGCAACGCTACCCAGCTGTTGAAAGACGGCCAGGGCGTGACCGTTTCCTGTGCTGAAGGCGACACAGGTTTCATCTTCGAAGGCGAACTGGGCTTCGACATCAAGAAGAACTCCGTGGACGCCATGCCGGATCTGCCGTTCAAGATCATGATGAACGTCGGCAACCCGGACCGCGCCTTCGACTTCGCACAGCTGCCGAACGCCGGTGTGGGCCTGGCCCGCCTGGAGTTCATCATCAACCGCATGATCGGCGTGCACCCCAAGGCGCTGCTGAACTACGACGGTCTGCCGCTGGACATCAAGGAAAGCGTCGACAAGCGCATCGCCGGTTACAACGATCCGGTCGGCTTCTACGTCGAAAAACTGGTCGAAGGCATCAGCACCCTGGCTGCTGCGTTCTGGCCGAAAAAGGTCATCGTGCGTCTGTCGGACTTCAAGTCCAACGAATACGCCAACCTGATCGGCGGCAAGCTCTACGAGCCGGAAGAAGAAAACCCGATGCTGGGCTTCCGTGGCGCTTCGCGTTACATCAGCGAATCGTTCCGTGACTGCTTCGAACTCGAATGCCGCGCCCTCAAGCGCGTGCGCAACGAGATGGGCCTGACCAACGTCGAGATCATGGTGCCGTTCGTCCGTACTCTGGGCGAAGCGAGCCAGGTTGTAGATCTGCTGGCCGAAAACGGCCTGGCCCGTGGCCAGAACGGCTTGCGCGTGATCATGATGTGCGAACTGCCGTCCAACGCCATTCTGGCGGAAGAGTTCCTGGAGTTCTTCGACGGTTTCTCCATCGGTTCCAACGACCTGACCCAGCTGACCCTGGGTCTGGACCGTGATTCCGGTATCATCGCGCACCTGTTCGACGAGCGTAATCCGGCGGTCAAGAAGCTGTTGGCCAACGCCATTGCCGCCTGCAACAAGGCTGGCAAGTACATCGGCATCTGCGGTCAGGGCCCTTCGGACCACCCGGACCTGGCCAAGTGGCTGATGGAACAAGGCATCGAAAGCGTTTCGTTGAACCCGGACTCCGTACTGGAAACCTGGTTCTTCCTGGCGGAAGGTCAAGCCTCGGCCTGA
- a CDS encoding alpha/beta fold hydrolase, whose translation MQSSSNLFPVALISAERRGDLSEDVYRLKPANSPDPSVELAVTRLGLADEPAVRGVPVILLHGSFSNRRFWFSPKGLGLGAHLTRLGFDVWIPEMRGHGLSQRNQNYRKNRVADYARYDLPAIGAFVREQSGQVPHWIGHSLGGITLAAALGGEYIGEPVVASAAFFGTQVSRTYWPLKIPPVEWSGRFILKRFAQLSGSRLKRGPEDEPIGLALESMRWYGLFGRFGDADKDWWAGLANVQVPVLAVSAVSDHQDPAWACRKLFEQIGSEHKQFINLGREQGFGDNFGHVEMLVSKAAQAEVWPLVARWLADQQTPLLGEQANLATAN comes from the coding sequence ATGCAAAGCAGCAGCAACCTATTTCCTGTCGCCCTGATCAGCGCCGAGCGGCGCGGTGATCTGAGCGAAGATGTTTATCGTTTGAAACCGGCCAACAGCCCGGATCCGAGTGTCGAGCTGGCGGTCACCCGCCTGGGCCTGGCCGATGAGCCTGCCGTGCGCGGCGTGCCGGTGATCTTGCTGCACGGCAGCTTTTCCAATCGACGCTTCTGGTTTTCCCCTAAAGGCCTGGGCCTTGGGGCTCATCTGACGCGTCTGGGATTCGATGTGTGGATTCCGGAAATGCGCGGTCACGGCTTGTCCCAGCGCAACCAGAACTACCGCAAGAACCGCGTCGCCGACTACGCGCGTTACGATCTGCCGGCCATTGGCGCGTTCGTGCGCGAACAGAGCGGCCAGGTACCGCACTGGATCGGCCACTCACTCGGCGGCATAACCTTGGCGGCCGCGTTGGGCGGTGAGTACATCGGTGAGCCTGTGGTCGCGTCTGCGGCGTTTTTCGGCACGCAAGTCAGCCGCACCTACTGGCCGCTGAAAATTCCGCCGGTGGAGTGGAGCGGTCGCTTCATCCTCAAACGCTTTGCCCAGCTCTCCGGTTCCCGACTCAAGCGCGGCCCGGAGGACGAGCCGATTGGCCTGGCCCTGGAAAGCATGCGTTGGTACGGTTTGTTCGGGCGCTTCGGCGATGCGGACAAGGACTGGTGGGCCGGCTTGGCTAACGTTCAGGTGCCGGTGCTGGCCGTGAGTGCCGTCAGTGATCATCAGGACCCGGCCTGGGCCTGTCGCAAGCTGTTCGAGCAGATCGGTTCCGAGCACAAGCAATTCATCAACCTGGGGCGCGAGCAGGGCTTCGGCGACAATTTCGGTCATGTAGAAATGCTGGTCAGCAAAGCCGCACAGGCGGAGGTCTGGCCGTTGGTGGCCCGTTGGCTGGCGGATCAGCAAACACCTCTGTTGGGTGAGCAAGCGAACCTGGCCACGGCAAACTAA
- the rraA gene encoding ribonuclease E activity regulator RraA, with product MNHYLTPDLCDAYPELVQVLEPMFSNFGGRDSFGGEIVTIKCFEDNSLVKEQVELKGDGKVLVVDGGGSLRRALLGDMLAEKAAKNGWEGLVIYGCIRDVDVIAQTDLGVQALASHPMKTDKRGIGDLNVAVTFAGVTFHPGHYIYADNNGVIISPSPLTMPE from the coding sequence ATGAACCATTACCTCACGCCTGACCTGTGCGACGCCTATCCGGAGCTGGTGCAGGTGCTGGAACCGATGTTCAGCAATTTCGGTGGCCGTGATTCTTTCGGCGGCGAAATCGTGACCATCAAGTGCTTCGAAGACAACTCGCTGGTCAAGGAGCAAGTCGAGCTGAAGGGTGATGGCAAGGTCCTGGTGGTCGACGGTGGCGGTTCCCTGCGTCGCGCGTTGCTCGGCGACATGCTGGCCGAGAAAGCCGCGAAAAACGGTTGGGAAGGGCTGGTGATCTACGGTTGCATCCGTGACGTCGACGTCATCGCGCAAACCGATCTGGGCGTTCAGGCCTTGGCCAGCCACCCGATGAAGACTGACAAGCGCGGTATCGGCGATCTCAACGTTGCCGTGACCTTCGCCGGCGTGACCTTCCATCCCGGCCACTACATCTACGCGGACAACAACGGCGTGATCATCTCGCCGAGCCCGCTGACAATGCCTGAATAA
- a CDS encoding zinc transporter ZntB: MFEEENAQWGLVHALVLDGKGGARSIARTELDDLQLQAHESLWLHWDRSHPQTQTWLRKSSGLSEFSCDLLLEENTRPRLLQLSDSELLLFLRGVNLNPGAEPEDMVSVRIFGSAQRVISLRLRPLRATEELLVQLEEGKGPKTASELILYMAQYLTNKVQDLVSCLSEVVDEEEEKLDADERYTPEHGAVLQIRRRAAALKRFLAPQRDIFGQLTRIKLPWFVEDDGDYWNELNNSLTRYLEELELTRERVGLVLETEDRRLSVRMNRTMYRFGIITGIFLPMSFLTGLLGINVGGIPFSESPYGFLVACLLMLSVALGQWWLFRRLRWV, encoded by the coding sequence ATGTTCGAGGAAGAAAACGCGCAATGGGGGCTGGTACATGCTCTGGTGCTGGATGGTAAAGGCGGCGCGCGTTCGATAGCCCGGACAGAACTCGATGACTTGCAGCTGCAGGCCCATGAAAGCTTGTGGCTGCACTGGGATCGCAGTCATCCGCAAACCCAGACCTGGCTGCGCAAATCCAGTGGTTTGAGTGAGTTCAGCTGCGACCTCTTGCTTGAAGAAAATACCCGTCCGCGGCTTTTACAGCTTTCCGACAGCGAACTGCTGCTATTTTTGCGTGGGGTAAACCTTAATCCGGGTGCCGAGCCTGAAGACATGGTGTCGGTACGGATCTTCGGTTCCGCCCAGCGGGTGATTTCCCTGCGTTTGCGGCCGTTGCGCGCGACCGAAGAGCTGCTCGTGCAACTGGAGGAGGGCAAGGGGCCGAAAACCGCCTCCGAGCTCATTCTTTATATGGCGCAGTACCTCACCAACAAGGTGCAGGATCTGGTCAGTTGCCTCTCGGAAGTGGTCGATGAGGAAGAAGAAAAGCTGGATGCCGACGAACGGTATACACCGGAACACGGTGCTGTTTTGCAGATCCGTCGCCGGGCTGCTGCGTTGAAGCGGTTCCTCGCTCCGCAGCGGGATATTTTTGGTCAGCTGACGCGGATCAAATTGCCCTGGTTCGTCGAAGACGATGGTGATTACTGGAACGAATTGAACAACAGCCTGACCCGCTATCTCGAAGAGCTCGAATTGACCCGGGAGCGCGTGGGGCTTGTCCTGGAGACTGAAGACCGGCGATTGAGCGTGCGCATGAACCGCACGATGTATCGCTTCGGGATCATTACCGGGATCTTTTTGCCGATGAGTTTTTTGACCGGTCTTTTGGGGATCAACGTCGGGGGAATTCCGTTTTCCGAAAGCCCTTACGGCTTCCTCGTTGCCTGCCTGCTGATGCTCTCGGTGGCGCTCGGGCAGTGGTGGTTGTTCCGACGTTTGCGCTGGGTGTAA
- a CDS encoding mechanosensitive ion channel domain-containing protein yields the protein MELDLWTQSLVTAMTALWTKVANFIPNLFGALVVLLLGFVVAKLLDTLLSKLLAKLGLDRLMGGTGLTKLLSRAGLQVPISTLIGKIVYWFVLLIFLVSAAESLGLERVSATLDMLALYLPKVFGAALVLLVGVLLAQLANGLVRGAAEGVGLDYASGLGRIAQGLVIIISISVAISQLEVKTDLLNHVIVIVLITVGLAVALAMGLGSREIAGQILAGIYVRELYQVGQQVRVGEVEGQIEEIGTVKTTLLTDEGELVSLSNRILLEQHVSSR from the coding sequence ATGGAACTTGATCTCTGGACACAGAGCCTCGTCACTGCAATGACTGCGTTATGGACCAAAGTTGCGAACTTCATTCCGAACCTGTTCGGCGCACTGGTTGTGCTGCTGTTGGGTTTTGTCGTGGCCAAGCTTCTGGACACGCTGCTTTCCAAATTGCTCGCCAAACTGGGCCTCGATCGCCTGATGGGCGGCACTGGCCTGACCAAGTTGCTGTCGCGCGCCGGCCTGCAAGTACCGATTTCCACGCTGATCGGCAAAATCGTCTATTGGTTCGTTCTGCTGATTTTTCTGGTTTCTGCCGCAGAATCCCTTGGACTTGAGCGAGTTTCAGCTACGCTGGATATGCTTGCGCTGTATTTGCCGAAGGTATTCGGCGCGGCGCTGGTGTTGCTGGTCGGTGTCTTGCTGGCGCAATTGGCCAATGGCCTGGTGCGCGGTGCGGCAGAAGGCGTAGGTCTGGACTACGCTTCAGGGCTTGGGCGAATTGCCCAGGGCTTGGTGATCATCATCAGTATTTCGGTTGCGATCAGCCAGTTGGAGGTCAAGACTGACCTGCTCAACCATGTGATTGTGATTGTTTTGATTACCGTTGGTCTGGCGGTTGCGCTGGCCATGGGTTTGGGAAGCCGGGAAATTGCCGGTCAGATTCTTGCGGGAATCTATGTGCGTGAGTTGTACCAGGTTGGGCAACAAGTGCGTGTTGGAGAGGTCGAAGGCCAGATCGAAGAGATCGGCACGGTTAAAACCACATTGCTGACCGATGAGGGTGAGCTAGTCTCTCTTTCCAATCGGATCCTCCTTGAGCAGCATGTGAGTAGCCGCTAA
- the sigX gene encoding RNA polymerase sigma factor SigX, producing the protein MNKAQSLSMRYDPRELSDEELVARSHTELFHVTRAYEELMRRYQRTLFNVCARYLGNDRDADDVCQEVMLKVLYGLKNFEGKSKFKTWLYSITYNECITQYRKERRKRRLMDALSLDPLEEASEEKTPKPEEKGGLDRWLVYVNPIDREILVLRFVAELEFQEIADIMHMGLSATKMRYKRALDKLREKFAGIAET; encoded by the coding sequence TTGAATAAAGCCCAATCGTTATCCATGCGCTACGACCCCCGCGAGCTCTCTGATGAGGAGTTGGTCGCGCGCTCGCATACCGAGCTGTTTCACGTAACGCGCGCCTATGAAGAATTGATGCGGCGTTACCAACGAACATTATTTAACGTCTGTGCACGATATCTCGGGAACGATCGCGATGCAGATGATGTCTGTCAGGAAGTCATGTTGAAGGTGCTGTACGGCCTGAAGAACTTCGAGGGCAAATCGAAGTTCAAGACATGGCTATATAGCATCACGTACAACGAGTGTATTACGCAGTATCGGAAGGAACGGCGAAAGCGTCGCTTGATGGACGCATTGAGTCTTGACCCCCTTGAGGAAGCGTCCGAAGAAAAGACGCCGAAACCCGAGGAGAAGGGCGGACTTGATCGCTGGCTGGTGTATGTGAACCCGATTGACCGTGAAATTCTGGTGCTACGATTTGTCGCAGAGCTGGAGTTTCAGGAGATCGCAGACATCATGCACATGGGTTTGAGTGCAACAAAAATGCGGTACAAACGCGCTCTAGATAAATTGCGTGAGAAATTTGCAGGCATTGCTGAAACTTAG
- a CDS encoding OmpA family protein, giving the protein MKLKNTLGLAIGSLIAATSFGALAQGQGAVEIEGFAKKEYYDSTRNFKNDGNLFGGSVGYFLTDDVELRLAYDEVHNVRSDSGQNIKGADTALDALYHFNNPGDMLRPYVSAGFSDQSIDQNGSNGRDRSTFANVGGGAKLYFTDNFYARAGVEAQYNIDQGNTEWAPSVGIGVNFGGGSKPAAAPVPAPAEVCSDSDNDGVCDNVDKCPDTPANVTVDADGCPAVAEVVRVELDVKFDFDKSVVKPNSYGDIKNLADFMKQYPSTTTTVEGHTDSVGPDAYNQKLSERRANAVKQVLTNQYGVESSRVQSVGYGESRPVADNKTEAGRAVNRRVEAQVEAQAK; this is encoded by the coding sequence ATGAAACTGAAAAACACCTTGGGCTTGGCCATTGGTTCTCTTATTGCCGCCACTTCGTTCGGCGCTCTGGCACAGGGCCAAGGCGCAGTTGAAATCGAAGGCTTCGCAAAGAAAGAGTACTACGACAGCACTCGTAACTTCAAAAACGACGGCAACCTGTTCGGTGGTTCGGTTGGTTACTTCCTGACCGACGACGTTGAACTGCGTCTGGCTTACGACGAAGTGCACAACGTACGTTCCGACTCCGGTCAGAACATCAAGGGCGCGGACACCGCTCTGGACGCTCTGTACCACTTCAACAACCCAGGCGACATGCTGCGTCCTTACGTCTCGGCCGGCTTCTCCGACCAGAGCATCGACCAGAACGGTTCGAACGGTCGTGACCGTTCCACCTTCGCCAACGTTGGTGGCGGCGCCAAGCTGTACTTCACCGACAACTTCTACGCTCGTGCCGGCGTTGAAGCTCAGTACAACATCGACCAGGGCAACACCGAGTGGGCTCCTAGCGTCGGTATCGGTGTGAACTTCGGTGGCGGCTCCAAGCCTGCTGCTGCTCCAGTTCCAGCACCAGCTGAAGTCTGCTCCGACAGCGACAACGATGGCGTGTGCGACAACGTCGACAAGTGCCCGGACACCCCAGCCAACGTAACCGTTGACGCTGATGGCTGCCCAGCAGTTGCTGAAGTTGTACGTGTTGAGCTGGACGTGAAATTCGACTTCGACAAGTCGGTAGTCAAGCCTAACAGCTACGGCGACATCAAGAACCTGGCTGACTTCATGAAGCAGTACCCATCCACCACCACTACTGTTGAAGGTCACACTGACTCCGTCGGTCCTGACGCTTACAACCAGAAACTGTCCGAGCGTCGTGCAAACGCCGTTAAGCAAGTTCTGACCAACCAGTACGGTGTTGAATCGTCCCGCGTTCAGTCTGTTGGCTACGGCGAATCCCGCCCAGTTGCTGACAACAAAACTGAAGCTGGTCGCGCTGTAAACCGTCGCGTAGAAGCGCAGGTTGAAGCTCAAGCTAAGTAA
- the cobA gene encoding uroporphyrinogen-III C-methyltransferase, with product MNAKVWLVGAGPGDPELLTLKAVRALREADVVLIDDLVNAAILEHCNQERIIPVGKRGGCRSTPQAFIHRLMLRYARQGKCVVRLKGGDPCIFGRGGEEAQWLRERGVEVELVNGITAGLAGATQCDIPLTLRGVARGVTLVTAHTQDDSSLNWQALAQSGTTLVIYMGVAKLSEIREQLLAGGMTADMPVAMIENASLPHQRECRSDLAAMEKDAHDFELKSPAILVIGAVAACEEDQKIAAFGSSYRLQAVSV from the coding sequence ATGAACGCAAAAGTCTGGCTGGTGGGCGCGGGCCCTGGCGATCCGGAATTGCTGACGCTCAAGGCTGTGCGGGCGTTGAGAGAGGCGGATGTGGTGCTGATCGATGATCTGGTGAATGCCGCCATCCTCGAACATTGCAACCAGGAGCGGATCATTCCTGTGGGTAAGCGCGGCGGCTGCCGGTCTACCCCGCAAGCCTTCATTCATCGCCTGATGCTGCGTTATGCGCGCCAGGGCAAATGCGTGGTGCGACTCAAGGGCGGCGACCCGTGCATTTTCGGACGTGGCGGTGAAGAGGCGCAGTGGCTGCGCGAACGTGGGGTTGAGGTGGAACTGGTCAATGGCATCACGGCCGGGCTCGCCGGTGCGACGCAATGCGATATACCGTTGACGCTAAGGGGCGTGGCGCGCGGGGTGACATTGGTCACCGCGCACACTCAGGACGACAGTAGCCTGAACTGGCAGGCACTGGCTCAAAGCGGCACCACCTTGGTGATCTACATGGGTGTGGCCAAGCTCAGTGAAATTCGTGAGCAGTTGCTGGCCGGCGGAATGACGGCAGACATGCCGGTGGCGATGATCGAAAACGCTTCGTTGCCGCATCAGCGGGAATGCCGAAGCGATCTGGCAGCGATGGAAAAAGATGCCCATGACTTCGAGTTGAAAAGCCCGGCCATTTTGGTCATTGGAGCGGTTGCGGCCTGCGAAGAAGATCAGAAGATCGCAGCCTTCGGCAGCTCCTACAGGTTGCAAGCGGTATCTGTGTAG
- a CDS encoding bifunctional protein-serine/threonine kinase/phosphatase: MRLQLSFAEASATGPRPENQDALRLVTPAPALAASKGYLFAIADGVSQCADGGLAARSTLQALALDYYATPETWGVAQALDRLLLAQNRWLQANGGGQPLLTTVSALVLRGRRFTLAHVGDCRVYRWHGDQLQRVSEDHVWDQPGMQHVLKRALGLDQHLVLDFLDGELRLDESFVLLSDGIWAVLGDTAIAAILRDQPDLHSAAQTLVSAAHLAGSQDNASALLVRVDALGETSIGDALIHLQQWPLPPALKPGQDFEGWHVEAILGQSQQSSLYRVRDAQQQPWLLKTLPGRLHDDHQAGQALLSEEWFLKRVAGRHFPEVHAASQRQHLYYVMREYPGATLAQLHEQVGPMPLAQWQDLAERLLRAVGMLHRRQILHRDIKPENLLLGDDGELRLLDFGLAYCPGLSEDQPSTLPGTPSFIAPEAFRGEAPTPQQDLYAVGVTLYYLLTGHFPYGEIEAFQRPRFGVPVSASRYRPDLPEWLTQSLERAVAADPTQRFETAEEWLLLIEQGERHSLTVRPRPLLEREPLKVWRTLALLSLVANLALLFAIFHG; the protein is encoded by the coding sequence ATGAGACTGCAACTGAGTTTTGCTGAAGCCAGCGCCACCGGCCCACGGCCCGAGAATCAGGACGCCCTGCGCCTGGTGACGCCGGCCCCTGCGCTGGCAGCCAGCAAGGGTTACTTGTTCGCCATCGCCGACGGCGTCAGCCAATGCGCCGATGGTGGCCTGGCCGCCCGTTCGACGTTGCAGGCCCTGGCACTGGATTACTACGCCACCCCGGAAACCTGGGGCGTCGCACAAGCCCTTGATCGCCTGCTGCTGGCGCAGAACCGCTGGTTGCAGGCCAACGGTGGCGGACAACCGCTATTGACCACTGTGAGCGCTCTGGTGCTGCGTGGCAGGCGTTTTACTCTGGCTCACGTCGGTGATTGCCGGGTGTATCGCTGGCACGGGGATCAATTGCAGCGAGTCAGCGAGGATCACGTCTGGGATCAGCCGGGCATGCAGCATGTGCTCAAGCGGGCGCTGGGACTGGATCAACATCTGGTGCTGGATTTTCTCGATGGCGAATTGCGCCTCGATGAGAGCTTCGTCCTGCTCAGCGATGGTATCTGGGCAGTCTTGGGCGACACCGCGATTGCCGCGATCCTGCGTGATCAACCGGATCTGCACAGTGCCGCGCAAACACTGGTCAGCGCCGCGCACCTGGCCGGCAGCCAGGATAACGCCAGCGCCTTGCTGGTGCGGGTCGATGCCCTCGGTGAAACCAGCATTGGCGATGCTCTGATCCACTTGCAGCAATGGCCGCTGCCGCCGGCACTGAAACCGGGACAGGACTTCGAGGGTTGGCACGTTGAAGCAATCCTCGGTCAGAGCCAGCAATCATCGCTCTATCGGGTGCGTGACGCCCAGCAGCAACCCTGGTTGCTGAAAACCTTGCCCGGGCGCCTGCATGACGATCATCAGGCGGGGCAAGCCTTGCTGTCGGAGGAATGGTTTCTCAAGCGCGTGGCCGGGCGGCATTTTCCTGAAGTTCATGCCGCCAGTCAGCGCCAGCATTTGTACTACGTGATGCGCGAATATCCCGGAGCGACCCTGGCGCAACTGCATGAACAGGTCGGACCAATGCCGCTGGCGCAATGGCAGGACCTCGCCGAACGCTTGCTTCGAGCGGTCGGCATGCTGCATCGGCGGCAGATTCTGCACCGCGACATCAAACCGGAGAACCTGCTGCTGGGGGACGACGGTGAGTTGCGCCTGCTGGATTTCGGGCTCGCCTACTGTCCCGGATTGTCCGAAGACCAGCCTTCTACCTTGCCCGGAACGCCAAGTTTCATTGCACCGGAAGCGTTTCGCGGTGAAGCGCCGACCCCGCAACAGGATCTCTATGCCGTCGGCGTGACCTTGTATTACCTGCTGACCGGGCATTTCCCCTACGGCGAAATCGAAGCGTTTCAACGCCCACGATTCGGCGTACCGGTCAGCGCCAGTCGCTATCGGCCCGATTTGCCGGAGTGGCTTACACAAAGTCTGGAACGCGCGGTTGCCGCGGATCCAACTCAGCGCTTTGAAACGGCGGAAGAATGGCTGCTGCTGATCGAACAGGGCGAGCGGCACAGCTTGACCGTGCGCCCACGACCGCTGCTGGAACGCGAACCGTTGAAGGTATGGCGAACGCTGGCGCTGCTGTCATTGGTGGCAAATCTGGCGCTGTTGTTTGCGATATTTCATGGCTGA